The following are encoded together in the Macadamia integrifolia cultivar HAES 741 chromosome 10, SCU_Mint_v3, whole genome shotgun sequence genome:
- the LOC122091166 gene encoding uncharacterized protein LOC122091166 isoform X2, with product MEDFYPTAENGRENTVLVQEPKPGDASVVKKQRNCLHTSTEKINQEEEDSSLSDVNSIIKGFWSELHADLLEPIACRLGRVDLLAFCGTCKAWRSASFNASAEIESKVYHTTWFLQYDNPDCLLYDPSQDRH from the exons ATGGAGGACTTTTATCCTACAGCTGAAAACGG AAGAGAGAACACAGTACTCGTCCAGGAGCCAAAGCCTGGCGACGCTAGTGTGGTAAAGAAGCAGAG GAACTGCCTACATACCTCAACTGAAAAAAttaatcaagaagaagaagatagttCACTTTCTGATGTTAATTCCATCATAAAAGGATTTTGGTCTGAACTTCATGCTGACCTTCTTGAACCTATTGCATGCCGTCTGGGTAGAGTCGATCTGCTGGCTTTTTGTGGTACTTGTAAGGCGTGGCGTTCTGCTTCTTTTAATGCTTCAGCTGAA ATTGAATCCAAAGTATAccacactacatggtttctacAGTATGATAATCCCGATTGCCTTTTGTATGACCCGTCGCAAGATCGCCATTAG
- the LOC122091166 gene encoding uncharacterized protein LOC122091166 isoform X1 — protein MEDFYPTAENGRENTVLVQEPKPGDASVVKKQRNCLHTSTEKINQEEEDSSLSDVNSIIKGFWSELHADLLEPIACRLGRVDLLAFCGTCKAWRSASFNASAEIESEAYHTFNASAEIESKVYHTTWFLQYDNPDCLLYDPSQDRH, from the exons ATGGAGGACTTTTATCCTACAGCTGAAAACGG AAGAGAGAACACAGTACTCGTCCAGGAGCCAAAGCCTGGCGACGCTAGTGTGGTAAAGAAGCAGAG GAACTGCCTACATACCTCAACTGAAAAAAttaatcaagaagaagaagatagttCACTTTCTGATGTTAATTCCATCATAAAAGGATTTTGGTCTGAACTTCATGCTGACCTTCTTGAACCTATTGCATGCCGTCTGGGTAGAGTCGATCTGCTGGCTTTTTGTGGTACTTGTAAGGCGTGGCGTTCTGCTTCTTTTAATGCTTCAGCTGAAATTGAATCCGAAGCATATCATACTTTTAATGCTTCAGCTGAAATTGAATCCAAAGTATAccacactacatggtttctacAGTATGATAATCCCGATTGCCTTTTGTATGACCCGTCGCAAGATCGCCATTAG
- the LOC122092281 gene encoding F-box protein At1g49360-like — MTCIASNGGWLLVYRDGIVFFFFCPFSRARIDLPALPHSELSDHVAVISSVPTSLDCIVGVINHRNCNTLVLNLIRRGSTEWTIHEFLDTLECLRTITSAAYLEGVFYFLDCTTDASVTFSLEEIKWGTCKIIYHEPSNSSSPNTLPFSCNCTPPKTLPCSRKTSNCTTPKPPPLFARNSFRRTKIVEKLGFPEQV; from the coding sequence ATGACTTGCATTGCTTCGAATGGAGGATGGCTTCTTGTGTACAGAGATGgtattgtcttcttcttcttctgtcctTTCTCCCGGGCAAGAATAGACCTTCCAGCATTGCCTCATTCAGAGCTTTCTGACCATGTTGCAGTAATCTCATCGGTTCCAACTTCTCTGGATTGCATTGTTGGTGTCATTAATCATAGAAATTGCAACACATTGGTGTTAAATTTGATTCGACGTGGTTCTACTGAATGGACTATACATGAGTTTCTGGACACATTAGAGTGCCTACGCACCATTACAAGCGCCGCATATCTTGAAggggttttctattttttggacTGTACTACAGATGCATCAGTGACATTTTCTCTAGAAGAAATTAAATGGGGTACTTGCAAGATAATCTACCATGAACCTTCTAATTCTAGTTCCCCAAATACACTACCGTTCTCATGTAATTGCACTCCCCCAAAGACACTACCATGCTCTCGTAAAACCTCTAATTGTACTACTCCAAAGCCACCACCACTATTTGCAAGAAACAGCTTTAGAAGAACAAAAATAGTGGAAAAGTTGGGATTCCCAGAACAAGTTtaa